The following proteins are encoded in a genomic region of Brachionichthys hirsutus isolate HB-005 unplaced genomic scaffold, CSIRO-AGI_Bhir_v1 contig_1449, whole genome shotgun sequence:
- the LOC137916825 gene encoding ethanolamine kinase 1-like, translating to METQLHVPTGLPVIKKIPIYVEEHKVTEGAMALIKELRPAWDSNHVKTKFFTDGTTNKLVGCYVEDRPEDVVLVRVYGNKTELIVDRDNELKSFQVLHANGCAPRLYCAFQNGICYEFIPGDALGTQDVRDPSILRLIAREMARIHAIHAHNGCVPKPDLWIKIRKYFSLVATEFTEQASNLRIQQEVPSKAALEQEMAWMKEHLSTLGSPVVLCHNDLLCKNIIHNSKEGHVRFIDYEYSSYNYQAFDIGNHFNEFAGMVEQDYGLYPSREMQMEWLRVYLQAYKLFTQKSEEVSPRELETLYVQVNKFALVSHFLWGFWALIQDKYSSIDFDFLGYAVLRFNRYFATKPALMALQIPE from the exons ATGGAGACGCAGCTACATGTGCCCACCGGGCTGCCGGTAATTAAGAAAATTCCCATTTACGTGGAGGAACACAAAGTGACGGAGGGAGCCATGGCACTAATTAAGGAGCTCCGACCTGCGTGGGACTCGAACCACGTCAAGACGAAG TTCTTCACCGACGGCACCACCAACAAGCTCGTGGGCTGCTACGTGGAGGACAGGCCGGAGGACGTGGTCCTGGTCCGGGTCTACGGGAACAAGACGGAGCTGATCGTGGACCGAGACAACGAGCTCAAAAGCTTCCAG GTGCTACATGCTAACGGTTGCGCTCCTCGCCTCTACTGCGCCTTCCAGAACGGAATCTGCTACGAGTTCATACCGGGGGACGCTCTCGGGACGCAAGATGTCAGGGATCCTTCCATactcag GCTGATAGCCAGGGAGATGGCTCGCATCCACGCCATCCACGCGCACAACGGCTGCGTCCCCAAGCCCGACCTCTGGATCAAGATCCGGAAGTACTTCTCCCTCGTGGCCACAGAGTTCACCGAGCAAGCGTCCAACCTCAG AATCCAGCAGGAGGTTCCCAGCAAGGCGGCGCTGGAGCAGGAGATGGCGTGGATGAAGGAGCATctgtccacgctgggctcccCCGTCGTTCTCTGCCACAACGACCTGCTCTGCAAGAACATCATCCACAACAGCAAAGAGG GTCACGTTCGCTTCATCGACTACGAATACTCCAGCTACAACTACCAGGCCTTCGACATCGGCAACCACTTCAATGAATTTGCAG GAATGGTGGAGCAGGACTATGGTCTGTATCCCAGCCGGGAGATGCAGATGGAATGGCTCCGAGTCTACCTGCAGGCTTACAAGCTGTTCACCCAGAAATCCGAGGAGGTCAGCCCCCGGGAGCTGGAGACGCTCTACGTACAGGTCAACAAGTTCGCTCTG GTTTCTCACTTCTTATGGGGCTTCTGGGCGCTCATCCAGGACAAATACTCCTCCATCGACTTCGACTTCCTCGG